In Candidatus Nitronauta litoralis, one DNA window encodes the following:
- a CDS encoding toxin-antitoxin system YwqK family antitoxin, producing the protein MPCSSIFEKIARFWWIGLLPVLALLAPHAHSDTQSPPDKTLTTPALVPKDHHPKMQSELFPGGKVKSETEVDAFGLPDGLKREYRPAGDLKSERTYRHGTLHGPSRLYYPGGILKTEWHYRNGKRHGLSIGYYKDGTIKDKGLYQDDLLEGRVILYFPSGKIKAEMNFHNDLLDGASKTYYEGAGIKNLLRYKDGRLLTMETYDREGDLLREQEFPRARR; encoded by the coding sequence ATGCCATGTTCTTCAATCTTTGAAAAAATTGCACGTTTCTGGTGGATCGGCCTCCTGCCGGTGCTTGCTCTATTAGCACCGCACGCCCATTCCGATACCCAATCGCCCCCAGATAAAACCCTCACCACCCCTGCCCTCGTTCCAAAAGACCACCACCCGAAAATGCAAAGCGAGCTTTTTCCAGGTGGGAAGGTGAAATCGGAGACTGAGGTCGATGCCTTCGGCCTTCCTGATGGCTTGAAAAGGGAATACCGCCCGGCAGGCGACCTGAAGTCTGAGCGCACTTACCGGCACGGCACCCTGCATGGACCCAGCCGCTTGTACTACCCGGGAGGTATCCTGAAAACCGAATGGCATTACCGAAATGGCAAACGGCACGGGCTCAGCATCGGCTATTACAAGGACGGTACAATTAAAGACAAGGGTCTGTATCAGGACGATCTTCTGGAAGGACGTGTGATCCTGTATTTTCCGAGCGGGAAGATCAAAGCGGAAATGAATTTCCACAATGATTTACTTGATGGGGCATCGAAAACGTATTATGAAGGTGCCGGGATAAAAAATCTGTTACGCTACAAGGATGGCCGCCTTCTCACAATGGAAACCTATGACCGTGAGGGCGACCTCTTAAGGGAGCAGGAATTTCCACGAGCGAGACGTTAG
- a CDS encoding cyclic nucleotide-binding domain-containing protein has product MKDFLDRIRFFKGFSENEKTRLSDIKNIFLKYLPGEPIICEGELEQALYIILQGNVIVNKKGLEGLIISCLGPGSVFGEISLIQEQPRSTNVIAEGPVVVMKMEKKTIETLDPELQKKFNEQLIRVLVERLEEMNQKYINAMFFNL; this is encoded by the coding sequence ATGAAGGATTTTCTCGACCGTATCCGCTTTTTTAAAGGTTTCTCGGAAAATGAGAAAACCCGATTATCTGATATAAAGAATATATTTCTGAAGTATCTTCCCGGCGAACCCATAATCTGTGAAGGAGAGCTTGAACAGGCCCTGTACATCATCCTTCAAGGCAACGTGATCGTAAATAAAAAGGGACTGGAGGGCCTCATCATCTCCTGCCTCGGGCCAGGTTCTGTATTTGGTGAAATCTCGCTGATCCAGGAACAACCCAGATCCACCAACGTAATTGCGGAAGGACCTGTTGTGGTCATGAAAATGGAAAAGAAAACCATTGAGACGCTGGACCCGGAACTTCAAAAAAAATTCAATGAACAACTCATCCGCGTTCTGGTGGAGCGGCTGGAAGAGATGAACCAGAAATACATCAATGCCATGTTCTTCAATCTTTGA
- a CDS encoding tetratricopeptide repeat protein: MGFFDFLHQSSLTEYENRVTRDPNDAEAHFLIGVGFERRGDVERAISAFEEVVRINPRSAEAHFNLAHLFAFKNEGSQAIRHITQAGNLFSQRNETEKKDQARSLLREFHARFKDVEIKNTQTNEDSG; the protein is encoded by the coding sequence ATGGGATTTTTTGATTTTCTACACCAATCCTCATTAACTGAATATGAAAACCGGGTTACCCGCGACCCTAATGATGCAGAAGCCCATTTTTTAATCGGAGTTGGGTTTGAACGTCGTGGGGATGTTGAAAGAGCCATCAGCGCCTTCGAGGAAGTGGTTCGCATCAACCCGCGTTCAGCAGAGGCTCACTTTAACCTGGCTCACCTATTCGCTTTTAAAAACGAGGGCTCTCAGGCTATTCGTCATATCACCCAGGCTGGTAATCTGTTCTCCCAAAGAAATGAAACGGAAAAAAAAGACCAGGCCCGGAGTCTCCTGCGTGAATTCCACGCCCGGTTCAAAGATGTTGAAATTAAAAATACCCAGACCAATGAAGACAGCGGCTGA
- a CDS encoding cyclic nucleotide-binding domain-containing protein, translating into MAGAYDKTLVLSLMDKLSFFGQFTRDEKAEVAGFEHIVVRYELGEKIITQGDEDTSLFVLLKGEAEVTKVEAPGVTLARLLPGAVLGEISFISKKPRASTVAATNESMVLKMDQEMMDKVGPAIREKIKTYLLNLLIKRLDNMNMAILEHMR; encoded by the coding sequence GTGGCTGGCGCATACGATAAAACGCTTGTACTAAGCCTGATGGACAAACTGTCTTTCTTTGGTCAATTCACCCGGGATGAAAAAGCAGAAGTGGCTGGATTCGAACATATCGTTGTTCGTTACGAACTGGGGGAAAAAATCATCACACAGGGGGATGAAGACACTTCCCTGTTTGTATTGCTGAAAGGTGAAGCGGAGGTTACCAAAGTCGAAGCGCCGGGGGTCACTCTTGCGCGATTGTTACCGGGTGCGGTACTCGGAGAAATTTCATTTATCAGCAAGAAGCCTCGCGCTTCAACCGTCGCGGCAACAAATGAATCAATGGTCCTGAAAATGGATCAGGAAATGATGGACAAAGTGGGCCCGGCGATAAGGGAAAAAATAAAAACCTATCTGCTTAATCTACTCATTAAGCGGTTGGACAACATGAACATGGCGATTCTGGAACACATGCGTTAA
- a CDS encoding response regulator, producing METPKILLVDDELKICSTLKKILESDNYTVETAYNGLDGWEKFRKFSPDCVLLDMRLPGRNGFELLKQIKSLRPKIHVLVTTAVIDESIMSLCMRAGARDYLVKPLNIPKLLEKVHHLLDDPLNQKSLPA from the coding sequence ATGGAAACCCCGAAAATCCTCTTGGTAGACGACGAACTGAAAATCTGCTCTACTTTGAAAAAGATTTTAGAAAGTGATAACTACACTGTCGAAACAGCATATAATGGCTTGGACGGCTGGGAAAAATTTCGCAAGTTCTCACCCGATTGTGTCCTTCTGGATATGCGGCTTCCGGGGAGAAACGGGTTTGAACTTTTGAAGCAGATCAAATCTCTCCGTCCCAAAATTCATGTCCTGGTTACCACGGCGGTGATCGACGAAAGTATAATGAGTTTGTGTATGAGGGCTGGTGCTCGCGATTATCTGGTGAAACCCCTGAACATCCCCAAACTCCTTGAAAAGGTTCATCACCTTTTAGACGACCCGCTCAATCAAAAGTCCCTGCCCGCTTGA
- the hflX gene encoding GTPase HflX, translated as MTPGFIEITQTENVTGKAILVGIGLPANGTRRSGDPCLEELKGLATTAYYTPIADITQRLAEINPQTLIGSGKVEELKESVRFHEPDVVIFDEALTPAQNKNLEKILSCRVIDRHWLILEIFSGHAQTREAKTQVELARFKYALPRLTKLWGHLSRQRGGIGLKDAGEKQIQLDKRMIREQINKLEKKLKDIDRERAVQRKSRRNTFQAALVGYTNVGKSTLMNCLTESKTLVENKLFATLDATVRKVKKNFPYPILMTDTVGLIDKLPHDLVASFKSTLDEVRDADLLLHVVDISHPDFRHHMETAEELLQDLGVDNSQNLLVFNKVDNVDDPDILDNAKRAWPKAVFLSCKKNIGLDDLRKAIIDRYESRLRGMSLVLDYDKAPLLAKIRKNALVVSEKYEEDGIRLELRIWPERREPLMQLLGMQTETPSRT; from the coding sequence ATGACACCCGGCTTTATTGAAATAACACAAACCGAAAACGTCACCGGCAAAGCCATTCTGGTCGGGATCGGTCTGCCTGCCAACGGCACCCGGCGCAGCGGGGACCCGTGTCTTGAAGAACTGAAGGGATTGGCCACCACCGCCTACTACACACCCATTGCAGACATCACCCAGCGGCTCGCGGAAATCAACCCGCAAACCCTCATTGGCAGCGGCAAGGTGGAAGAGCTTAAAGAATCCGTTCGTTTTCATGAACCCGATGTGGTGATTTTTGACGAAGCTCTCACACCCGCTCAAAACAAAAACCTGGAGAAAATTCTGTCCTGCCGGGTCATCGACCGTCACTGGCTGATCCTCGAAATTTTCAGTGGTCATGCACAAACCCGGGAAGCCAAAACCCAGGTGGAACTGGCCCGGTTCAAATACGCCCTGCCCCGTTTGACCAAACTGTGGGGCCATCTGTCACGTCAGCGCGGAGGTATCGGCCTGAAAGATGCGGGTGAAAAACAGATTCAACTCGACAAACGCATGATCCGCGAGCAGATCAACAAGCTGGAGAAAAAACTGAAGGACATCGACCGCGAGCGCGCGGTGCAAAGGAAGTCGCGGCGCAATACCTTTCAAGCGGCACTGGTCGGCTACACTAACGTCGGCAAGTCAACACTCATGAACTGCCTGACCGAATCGAAAACCCTTGTTGAAAACAAACTGTTCGCCACGCTCGATGCGACAGTAAGAAAGGTTAAGAAGAACTTTCCGTATCCCATCTTAATGACGGACACCGTCGGACTCATCGACAAACTGCCTCACGACCTGGTTGCATCATTTAAAAGCACATTGGATGAAGTGCGCGATGCTGATTTGTTACTGCATGTGGTGGATATCAGTCACCCGGATTTTCGGCATCATATGGAAACGGCAGAGGAATTGTTGCAGGACCTGGGTGTCGACAACTCCCAAAACCTGCTGGTGTTCAATAAGGTCGATAATGTGGACGATCCCGATATACTGGACAATGCCAAAAGGGCCTGGCCCAAGGCGGTGTTCCTTTCCTGTAAAAAGAATATTGGACTCGATGATTTGAGGAAGGCGATAATTGATCGATATGAAAGCCGCCTGCGCGGCATGAGCCTGGTACTCGATTACGACAAGGCCCCACTGTTGGCAAAAATCCGGAAGAATGCTCTCGTGGTTTCAGAAAAGTACGAAGAAGACGGGATACGGCTTGAACTGCGCATCTGGCCCGAACGCCGCGAACCGCTTATGCAGTTGTTAGGAATGCAGACGGAAACCCCATCCCGAACTTGA